A genomic region of Rheinheimera sp. MMS21-TC3 contains the following coding sequences:
- a CDS encoding mechanosensitive ion channel family protein — protein sequence MRLKIVVRVSYEDDPEQAMAIMLSCANKSIRVLESPEPTVMLKNFAENGIEIELRVWIADPEYGEDTVKSDIHVAIWRAFKEAKITIPYPQRDLHIRSDQPFKTRDK from the coding sequence GTGCGATTAAAAATTGTTGTACGAGTAAGTTATGAAGATGATCCCGAGCAAGCAATGGCGATAATGCTAAGTTGTGCTAACAAGTCTATTCGAGTATTAGAAAGCCCAGAACCAACAGTGATGTTAAAAAACTTTGCTGAAAATGGTATTGAAATAGAATTGCGAGTGTGGATAGCCGACCCAGAGTATGGTGAAGATACGGTTAAATCTGATATTCATGTTGCTATTTGGCGGGCGTTTAAAGAAGCAAAAATAACCATACCTTACCCGCAGCGAGATTTACATATTCGCTCAGACCAACCTTTTAAAACCCGTGATAAATAA